ACGGATCGATGGAAGCGAGAAGGCGACGGAGAGAGCGTAAATCGCCAATTAGGGGAGGGTCTTttgaagagaaagagagacaacCAAGAGAGTCCGGAAAAAAGCGCGGTAGAGTCCGTTTAAACAAATCGTACAGACCcgtagacccccccccccccccccccccccctccctaaaaATGGATGGACAGGCTGAGGGAGAAAGTAGAATGATTAGAGAGGCAggtggtgtcggtaaggaaggaaaaagaagattcaataaagcagatggaagaagatattagactgtggaaggaaagggcgagAAGGAATGTATTTGAGAGAGGGAGGGTTAAAGGCAATGCAGGGAAAGTTAGGcgggaggggagaaaggagaatgaatcGTTGGTTGTGGAATTGGGGAGCTAGGAAGAGAAGTTTAGGGTAATGCGAAACAAATATAGGATAAAGGATAAGAAGGTTTTCattgatcaagatttgacgaggcaGGAAAGGGATATGCAGAGAATTTTGAACGACAGCGCCTGGAGTGAGAGGAGTGAAGGGTGGGTGGCGAAGGTTGGGTATGGGATGAGGAGAAGGGGGTGTTGAAGTGCAGGAGGTTTTTTTcttgaggagggggggggggatcaggGTGGAGGAGTGgtaaaggtgctgtactggaatTTAGCAGGGTAAAAAAGAAAGATAACAATTTCTGGAAATATATCCAGGAATTTGATGTGTTGGGATTGGTAGAAACGATAAATGAATGGAATATAGTAGAGCCAAAGTTGCCAAGGGGTTATATTTGAAGGCTCCAGGTGGCAGTCAAAGTAAAGAGAAAagaaagggctagtgggggaattataagcGGGATTAGGGGTGGATTAGAGGAAAAAGTTCAAGAAGAGTGGGGTGGGGAGGGCGTGAAAATGAGTGCAGATAATGTGAAGGAGAAACGCATATGTTTGTGACTGTGTACGACAAGGAAGGGATAAAACGGAATAAAGAAAGGCTGGAACATTTACTAGAAGAGAGAGAATGGTAAGGTggtagcggggggggggggggNNNNNNNNNNNNNNNNNNNNNNNNNNNNNNNNNNNNNNNNNNNNNNNNNNNNNNNNNNNNNNNNNNNNNNNNNNNNNNNNNNNNNNNNNNNNNNNNNNNNagatactttgttcctcgccgacagttcggaacaccaaatctgtcggatgagacgtttgtatctgcttcggagagtatcctttatagatgtcacatcctgaattaggctctgtggcacgcccaggtatgtataagtctctccagcgtaaaggtgtcgaatggcgcttctatcaacgagctcaggctcttcagggatgccattaaaagatttcctcgcttcaaataaaccttggcgcatttgtctaacccatattccattccaatttccttagtacatcgtgcaacaatccccagagctagatgcagttgctctttgtttttggcatagatcttaagatcgttcatgtaaaatacatgagtgaccttgtactttcgatctgcaggttcgccgcacaagtacccgtcggaatggcgcagtgctagagatagtagcaataatgtaaggcaaaagaggagtgggctcatggtgtcgccctgaaagacacctctctgaaacgtgaccttgttagttgtcacgtgatttttgccagatgagatagtaaatctggttttccaaagcggcatcaatcactctatgcacccaactatttgcggatgaacctttaagatttccaaaagacagatgataagtctacggGATGTCGactcgaaagctttccgataatcaatccaggccatcgataggtcacgctggtagaatgctgcatctttgcagacacatctatcgatgagcaggttctcccgacaaccggctacgcctttctttgagtctcgttgttcatacatttcttgccacaggttcaattgcccgaacaatcctatcatttaggatagcggtgaatatcttataaagcgtgttcagacaagttattggcctgtcgttcttcgggtcagctaagttgcctattttcggcaggagtattgtgcgcccttccaccaaccactctggaatcggctcttccgacttcaaatatgaggtgaaaaatacgggccaaatgctgatgggttgatgaaaacttcttccaccagaaggttttgatacaatctggtcccggtgtggaatagttcttcatcccttttaatacttttttcacctcctccgtagtgatgggtgggcattctttatcaagatgggtcagagagaaactgttgattttctctgacccacctctccctccgctctagacttctcttagcgtcaaatagtatccgtattctctcaacaatatgctgcctgatggtaagcagctttaacttgtcaagtgtgtgataacgggtccggagctCGCGCGCgagctttcgaaccttggcggtaaaattcctgccagatgtgatgcagtcaatcacacattgaatgcgggacgcgtactgtcttgcccagcctatgtttatggcaagttgatgcattcgtcttttggtcttatgatcagccgttggttNNNNNNNNNNNNNNNNNNNNNNNNNNNNNNNNNNNNNNNNNNNNNNNNNNNNNNNNNNNNNNNNNNNNNNNNNNNNNNNNNNNNNNNNNNNNNNNNNNNNtctcacgccgtcaagggggtcgcggaatattgagtcttgaatgtcttcacaacaggattattctgggtacagcacatagagttgcaaatggaagagacccttatcttaaaatggtcaggaatcacgaagaagtgggaaaaggaacatttctgtacaaagcagcggaggaggctggtgaaacactcggacttgacttcagtattaggtgtgagcaaaatgcatcaaatctaatctatctcgagtattcactcctaaaagcccggattaagaaagcacaagagaaaaactttcgtgaacagctcctcgataagaggatgcacggtatcttccacataaatgtgaaggatcagtcaatgtcttgtgagctaacgtttgctttccttaaatcgcccggattgaagtctggtacagagggtttcatttttgcatgcaaggacggtgtcattttcaccttaacatatcgtcgccacattttgagccaagacatttttgatgatagctgcagggcgtgccatgcacaccccgagcatttagctcacgtgctatctagttgtccaacacacgcgggaacgacttacattcaaaggcacaatgcggcattaagagtgctttattaccatctctgtcacttctacggcattcaccctaatatcgctcctctaaatgctcctagggaaattgagtcaattgtcgagaatgggaagtgccgcatatactggaactttatattctcgacaattgtttctgttgctcactcgaggtctgacatggttcttcttgacttcgagaagcgaaccatgttcgttatcgaattttcggcaccagctgaaagaaacataaccaaggagaatgaaaagaaagagaggtatcgagaccttgtaagggagttgcaacgattgtacccggaatattctgttaaactaattgtccttatcatcggcgctcttggaggtgccaagctttcacttgctaatggcctaaaaagcatccctgcgtgtcaacagtatgctaaaatacttgcgggaaaaatgcagaagccggttgtccttgggtcgcttcgtgttcttagggtgcacgaggcttttgctggatcgtcgtattgattcctttacagactgtaaccacgtatctcatggtcgtgagacgtggttgtggctgaaattttaccgagagtttgctgggagcgggtgcaattttccagattagcacccgctcccggcgaaatcctgcggttgtgcttatgacaaatttatatatgtgtgtgtgtgtgtgtgtgtgtcttctAAGCCCACCTTTATTTAATATataggaaaagatatatacactggcatacgtaGACGATATACGTATAAGGGACaaggtttaatttaaatttaggaaatacaaagataatgaggtgCATCATAAGTAGATTAAGATGCGGTTGCGTTCTCGTTTTTTTCTCTCGCTTTTGATCGCTCGCTCACTTGTTCGCTACCACATCCTAacttgcgctatcgcaggaaatagaaataggGATCTAGATATAGggttttatgtaaatagttgcaaATAACTGTAAATATTAAGGAtcagattttatagaaaaaaaaacgaaggcggaaaaattggaaagaaatggAAGTCacgtaaacccttaggggacacgttatgattaatgaagaaaaatggtACTTAAATATTATGGACAATAGAAATTCGAAAATATGGAAGTGATGGCAAATGAGGATTCGGTATAATAGAAGTTGTACTGGCAGTTAGGAAAAATGAGGTTATGTCacctgaaaattcgaaaaaataaaaattttgaaaaatggctGTTTAGAAACTTGACTTTAGGTCtaataaaacataggttaaatGATATTTAAGGGGTATTCATGTGCTTCATTTTTTTCTAGTAATGGATGCATGCAagtaaaaaatattgtgtaaGTTGCAAAATGGGGAGCGttcattaattaaagatttttttgtctGGGGGATGCACAATCAAGGGAGGAAATCCTATTTCATGTGCAGTAAAATCGCAAagaataaatgtgtaaataaacttttaaggatGGAATActctattgttaataaatatcaaAGGAAAATGATGGCATTCTTCTAAAATGGAAGGTAAAacggaaataaataaataacaatgtttaaattaacaattatgaCATCAACTCGTTTTTATTGAATGTGTTTAATACTCGTATTCGATTTTATCCTGGGCACCAAAACCCTGTTCCGAATtacgattttagttaaaaattattcaaatttcattatCTATGCAATATTCAAACACAAATGGGCCCAACAGATGCTCGTGGGTATATTTCCTGTCGCCTCACAAAAGTTATAACCAGACATCTCGTTGAGCTTCAAATTTAGAAggtgaaaaagaaacaaattggaCAAAATTGAACTTCGAGATTTGAGAAACTTAAGCACTTACGCATTGAAATGTCCTATTCAATTTCGGAAGTTACGCTATGTTGAATTTCAGGGTCACATTTTTTTGGACCATCAATATTTTAGGAAACGATaattgtattttgataaaaattagagaCATTAGAGGTGaagttatatattttaagaatataatacgatcagaaaacaaattttgattaatgTTTACTTCTTGCGGACCGCGACACTTTAAACGCAGTGGAGAGGCAATTCGCGGCCTCACTAAAATGCaacgttgcatttttaatgcaatgaattttaattaatggaGCGTTGCCAAATATCAAAACGCAACTTTGAGATTGTGTAAAGTAAAAAACTCTGCGAGATATTAAAAAGCTTggcattataaattatttcaccattttaacatttttctcaatCAAATGTGGTACTCTTATGTATCAAATTTGTTGGACATACCGTTGACTAGAAGTGCCTTTCTCGACCCTGGTTAAAGTAGCTTTATGTATTCTAaagtatctttaaaatcttattaagtATTCTGAAGTAAGTGGAAGTACTTGAAAGCCAAAGTTTCTCATTCTAAATATATGCCCTTGTTTAAAATTACGTCAAATGTATGTAAAAAACGAAGGATACTTAATCTTATGTGCAAAATACAAAATGTAGGGGCTTAAAGAGGAAACagtttaaaatgtctaaaatcatccttacgtaattaatggacgctCTCATATTGAAAGTATATAGGTACATAAAGTAAAGATACCTGTCTTTTGCTACAGGTGGATGCTAGAAAATAACCACGTTTTGCCATGTGATCAACGTAGAAGCcggattaaatttaattatttaaaaagtttccaagggACACAACGCATTTCATAATTGTATTAATCAAGAATAATACATAATACCATCTTTTAATGGCCTCTACTAGCATTAGGTGGGCTTTCAATTGGGCGAATTGGCATCCAACAGAGAAAGATTTATTAAAAGTAGTTTCTTGTCTGCAAAATGAGGAAAAGGAAAGACTAGGAAAATTCGTGTTCCGAAAAGACTTTAGAGCATCAGTTGTTGGAAGATTAATGATGAGAAAGTTTATTAATGAATATACTGATATTCCATAcaatgaaattatatttacaagAGACCAAAATAACAAGCCCATGCTTGAGAATGCATCCAAATCGATAGCATTTAACATATCACATCAAGGAAGTTTTACTGTGTTTGTCGGAGAAATCAGGAACGTAAAATTAGGTGTAGATGTTATGAAACTCGAGTATACCGGTGGTAAGCGATTGTCAGAGTTTTTTCGATTGATGGATAGAAATTTTTCACCTGCAGAATGGATAGAAATTAGAGGCGGTACTGGCACTCCAGAGTCAGAGCAAACAGCCATGTTCTGTAGGTACTGGGCATTAAAGGAAAGTTATGTTAAGGGACTGGGTGTGGGTATTGTAATTGAtcttagaaatattgaatttagaACGTCTTCGAGACTACGTGAAAATGAGTTAGTTATAGATACCAGCTTATATATAAACGGTGTTAGACAAAATTGGTTTTTTGAAGAATCTTTACTAGACTCTGAACATTGCGTTGCTGTAGCAGTGCAAGGAATTGAGTCAGTTAACAGttcgaaaaatgtattatttgaaaaaataagtatagGAAAGTTGCTGGAAAATGCTGTTTCCCTTATTCCCCAGGATCCAGAATATTGTAGACAGTACTTTGCTAAAAGAGAAAGgccttaagatttttttttttaaagtatgtaaaGTGATACTTATGTCTCTCATAAGCCTAATTTATCTATGTATTGTTGTTGATAGgccgtaaataaaaatgtaaaattataaaataataaactgtGTGAATTATTTGGATGATGAGCATAAGATCACCAAAATATACAGTGCAAACGAAAAAGTTTCTACTAGCTGCATTTCTCAAGTCGCGTGGTTACGGCTGCACGGGCAGGATTTCAGTGACGTCTCTAAGCTTATGTAGCCGTGTGGCGAATTTATATACATAACGTCAACCGGGAtgattggataaaaattcacaCATAGCCTCAAAAATATGTGTTCCACtagattttttaacgattttagagTGAGATAACAGATCTAAATGAACTTTCGTTTTGTAGTGTATGTTGACACTAATGCATATCCTAAGTGTCAAGTCAAAATAATTggttatttaaaagttgatacgTTTTGAAATTTATCGATATCGAAAACTCGTAATCGTATAAATTATTCTGAATATTATCGTATGAATACTTCTGaatattaaatactttttgaatATAAAGAAGTTTTGTCACTAGAAAGTAActgtaatttcttaaaagtttgtaACAAACATAACTGGCACTGGAAAACTaacaattcttcaattttctattgttttataCGTGATTTGTAAAAAGTTTTGCGGCAacttgtatttaaattaaaaaaaattatttaaacagattagGATTTATTAGCCATATTTTATGAATGTCACAATATTTGTAAACGTATTTTACTGCTCTAATAAAATTATACTACTATTATATTTCTCGATTCACCATGTATCTATACAAATATTCGTACTAGTCGTTTcatgttaattttatatttgatgcaTTCAAAGACAAAtaccaatttaataaaaatgaatatagtAATTTCGATAGATATGAATAccaattaattattgttacatTTCAATATTGCACAAGAGCAAGCAAGCGCGTGATTCGTGCGCGTCATGACCCATAGAGTTATCTTCTATATAATTATTCTTAATACTTGAAACATGGGAACTGAATTGGTCACTATTTCTTTTTCAGCACACGGACTATTCTTTCTTTGTGCATGTCAATCTGTTTCGATCTGCTGTCAATTTAATCCCTTATAGCAACAGCATATCCCTGGATAACTTATATTCATATCTCGAGATATTTAATTTATATCCTGAGATATCCTGAGGACATCGTAAGGATATAACACGAGAGCGGAAATTTAGTTAAACATTGTAGGTTTTTGGAACGTTTTAGGTATAGTCAGAAGATCCACATGAGATATTGCATCTTTTAAGATATCTTGCGTGAgacttttgaaaatccaaaagatGCCCCAACAAAATTGTACCGTATCTCAGACATATCGCAATTTCCGCTTTGTATCCATTTTTTCAACTCCCTCATTCTAGGTGAGCCTATCTATGTTAATATTTCTCTGCCATTGTTTCAATGTATTGCTTTCGTCTACCTTTGTCAATGTTTATTTAGCCCAGAATGTGTATAATATCTCGTCTCTACTGTCGatatttcgatagaaaatatataaatacgcTAGACATGCAATTGAAGCAAATTTGATTCGGGCGTTGCATGAATTACATCACAGAGGCGGCTGTGGAAGAGAGAAACCGCGGGGGATGTGCCGTGGTCACTCATGCGTGACAAAAAATTAGCATAGCGATAAAGCGCAGTATTCCAACGGCCTAGTTGTAATTGTGCCGCGTTGCGCAACATTAAGAGACGGCCCTGATATTTACGTTTCGGTAAATTTAAGTACAAGCCAAGCTCGGAACCTTACCTGTGTTTTCGAATCTTCACTTTTCTATtccagtttatttttttattcaattaccttTTTATATAAACCAGCCTTTTCCATAGCCGAtttatttctatcatttttctGGCCCTTTGTCAAAACTTACCGCCTATAC
The sequence above is drawn from the Belonocnema kinseyi isolate 2016_QV_RU_SX_M_011 chromosome 7, B_treatae_v1, whole genome shotgun sequence genome and encodes:
- the LOC117177232 gene encoding L-aminoadipate-semialdehyde dehydrogenase-phosphopantetheinyl transferase, whose amino-acid sequence is MASTSIRWAFNWANWHPTEKDLLKVVSCLQNEEKERLGKFVFRKDFRASVVGRLMMRKFINEYTDIPYNEIIFTRDQNNKPMLENASKSIAFNISHQGSFTVFVGEIRNVKLGVDVMKLEYTGGKRLSEFFRLMDRNFSPAEWIEIRGGTGTPESEQTAMFCRYWALKESYVKGLGVGIVIDLRNIEFRTSSRLRENELVIDTSLYINGVRQNWFFEESLLDSEHCVAVAVQGIESVNSSKNVLFEKISIGKLLENAVSLIPQDPEYCRQYFAKRERP